The following are encoded in a window of Sminthopsis crassicaudata isolate SCR6 chromosome 3, ASM4859323v1, whole genome shotgun sequence genomic DNA:
- the LOC141562231 gene encoding uncharacterized protein LOC141562231, with translation MKSGWLVPFLGVGVEEGKPWGRGEERRERSEVASLLFPFTFPAPLHHFFYSHGVNGKKNSARSGTWLFIAASAAAAAAAAAAARTSRSLAPLTGADALGWRGRSCCRAARWAAATTTTTTTTTTTTMGLLCLWCSRRRRRPRRPGEGNEEKGNPGLLPFPDGGDLFVRTRERDPHIWRTSGDAAARGSAAAAAAAEEEEVETTKLRGGWEALAGCLSPPAGGGACKDFRDSPDGRPALNNPVEPAGGGAFLVPAHMAGRQGTCCAF, from the exons ATGAAGTCGGGGTGGTTAGTTCCTTTCTTAGGGGTGGGAGTAGAGGAGGGGAAGCCCTGGggcagaggggaggaaaggagggagcgGAGCGAGGTAgcaagtttattgtttcctttcacCTTCCCCGCCCCCCTCCACCACTTCTTCTACTCCCACGGcgtcaatggaaaaaaaaactcggCGCGCTCAGGGACCTGGCTATTTATAGccgcctccgccgccgccgccgccgccgccgccgccgcggcgCGCACGTCACGGAGCCTCGCGCCGCTGACGGGCGCTGACGCTCTTGGCTGGCGAGGCCGGAGTTGCTGCAGGGCTGCGCGCTGGGCGGCGgcgacgacgacgacgacgacgacgacgacaACAACTACAATGGGACTTCTCTGTCTGTGgtgcagccgccgccgccgccgcccgcgGAGACCCGGGGAGGGAAA CGAAGAGAAGGGGAATCCCGGCCTACTTCCTTTTCCGGATGGGGGCGACCTCTTTGTGCGAACCAGGGAGCGTGACCCGCACATCTGGCGCACATCTGGGGATGCGGCTGCGAGAGGgagcgcggcggcggcggcggcggcggaggaggaggaggtggagacGACCAAGCTTCGGGGCGGGTGGGAGGCCCTGGCAG GTTGTCTGAGCCCCCCTGCAGGAGGAGGGGCTTGCAAGGACTTTAGGGACTCTCCGGATGGGAGACCGGCTCTGAACAATCCTGTTGAGCCGGCAGGAGGGGGAGCTTTTTTGGTGCCTGCACACATGGCAGGCAGGCAGGGGACTTGCTGTGCCTTCTAG